From the Buteo buteo chromosome 1, bButBut1.hap1.1, whole genome shotgun sequence genome, one window contains:
- the LOC142029167 gene encoding uncharacterized protein LOC142029167 has product MRYMPNGKETFLKHLEEKKKNPTPKPNTQTRRTRLAIGPMPSSRPGAGPDPRSAPLGRRRERPAPSRGAGPGQRRRRREGRRFPPRQRAAAATPSLQGGKRKEKKKRGKREKKKEEKGEKKKRRKRGGKKEEKGGKKRGKKRKRKKRKRKKRKRKKRKRKKRKRKKKKKEKKEKGKKRKRKKKKKEKKEKGKKRKRKKKKKEKKEKEKKEKGKKRKRKKKKEKKEKGKKKKEKKKKEKRKRKKRKRKKEKGKKKKEKRKRKKEKGKKKKEKKKKEKRKRKKEKGKKEKGKKKKEKRKRKKEKGKKEKGEKKKKGEKREKRKRGKKREKRKRGKKGKKEKGGKKGKKKKGEKKKKGKKEKGEKRKRGKKEKGGKKKKGEKRKRGKKEKGGKKKKGEKRKRKKKKKKGKKKKRGKKEEKEKKRKRKKQKEKSKGKKKKEKRKKVGKKKKEEKGKKKKEGKKRRKREKKRKREKKSKRHFCAPGQALAFHENAPVREWELAPSPVRADRHLAARFAAQAKGKRQGKS; this is encoded by the coding sequence gtaTATGCCAAATGGCAAAGAAACCTTTTTGAAgcacttggaagaaaaaaaaaaaaacccaacaccgAAACCAAACACCCAAACCAGGCGCACCAGGCTGGCAATCGGCCCGATGCCGAGCTCCAggccgggggccgggcccgACCCTCGCTCCGCTCCGCTCGGCCGCCGCCGGGAGCGGCCGGCACCGTCGCGGGGAGCTGGTCCCggccagcgccgccgccgccgggagggACGGAGGTTCCCGCCTCGGCAAAGAGCCGCCGCAGCCACCCCGTCCTtgcaaggaggaaagagaaaggaaaaaaaaaaaagaggaaaaagggaaaaaaaaaaagaagaaaaaggggaaaaaaaaaaaagaagaaaaagggggggaaaaaaagaagaaaaagggggaaaaaaaagaggaaaaaaaagaaaaaggaaaaaaagaaaaaggaaaaaaagaaaaaggaaaaaaagaaaaaggaaaaaaagaaaaaggaaaaaaaagaaaaaggaaaaaaaagaaaaaggaaaaaaaagaaaaaggaaaaaaaagaaaaaggaaaaaaaagaaaaaggaaaaaaaagaaaaaggaaaaaaaagaaaaaggaaaaaaaagaaaaagaaaaaaaagaaaaaggaaaaaaaagaaaaagaaaaaagaaaaaggaaaaaaaagaaaaaggaaaaaagaaaaaggaaaaaaagaaaaaggaaaaaagaaaaaggaaaaaaagaaaaaggaaaaaagaaaaaggaaaaaagaaaaaggaaaaaagaaaaaggaaaaaagaaaaaggaaaaaagaaaaaggaaaaaaagaaaaaggaaaaaagaaaaaggaaaaaagaaaaaggaaaaaaagaaaaaggaaaaaagaaaaaggaaaaaagaaaaaggaaaaaagaaaaaggaaaaaaagaaaaaggggaaaaaaagaaaaagggggaaaaaagggaaaaaagaaaaagggggaaaaaaagggaaaaaagaaaaagggggaaaaaagggaaaaaagaaaaagggggaaaaaagggaaaaaagaaaaagggggaaaaaaagaaaaaggggaaaaaagaaaaaggggaaaaaagaaaaaggggaaaaaaagaaaaagggggaaaaaagaaaaagggggaaaaaagaaaaagggggaaaaaagaaaaagggggaaaaaagaaaaagggggaaaaaagaaaaagaaaaaaaaagaagaaaaagggaaaaaagaagaaaaggggaaaaaaagaagaaaaagaaaaaaaaagaaaaagaaaaaagcaaaaggaaaaaagcaaaggaaaaaagaaaaaagaaaaaagaaaaaaggtgggaaaaaagaaaaaagaagaaaaaggaaaaaagaaaaaagaagggaaaaaaagaagaaaaagggaaaaaaaaagaaaaagagaaaaaaaaagcaagcgcCATTTCTGCGCACCGGGGCAAGCCCTGGCGTTTCACGAGAACGCCCCCGTTCGCGAGTGGGAGCTCGCCCCGTCTCCCGTGCGGGCGGACCGGCACCTAGCCGCTCGGTTCGCCGCGCAAGCCAAAGGCAAGCGGCAAGGCAAGAGTTAA